The genome window TGAACCTCGCGCTTTTCGGCTGGACGATTACTCTCGTGCCTTCTCCTGGGAAAAAATCATGCTGGTGTCGATCTTGCACGTAAATGTTCGTGCCATAGCGTAACTGCCATTGGCCGATAGGTCGAGGGTAAGATAAGTCGAAATATTGAAACGCATTAAGGTCCGACCTGCGAAAGGTCGGACCTTAAACGTCGTCATACTGGACAAAAAGTCAATAGTGTTGTGTAAGAAAAATGGCAATATTCAACTGTTGACAAAACATCAATTTTCGTGTAGTATTCACCCCTTCAGTCTGCTATCTGCGGACTGTTTTTAAATACCCTCTACTTATGAAATCTATATTATCAAAGACGGGAATTGTCGCGAAAATAGGCGTAGTTACGCTTATTTTGAGACTGTTTATTGCCTTGCCGGTTTATGCGGCATCCATGCCTACGCCTGAGTGGGTAAATGAGAAAATTGCTTCTGCAGTGGCAATTCCGGTTGCAAAGGCGGAGGAAAAATCATTGTTTGAAACTGTCAAATTGGCTTCATCAATGGGTGGCAATGCTTTGGTTGCTTCCAATATTCCTGAAACTGTGAATACGAACCCAATTCGTTATGGAAAAAGCAAGTTTCGTGTTCAAGCTGGTGCCACTTTTGATCTTACTGTTACCGCTTATTCTTCGACGGTTGATCAATGTGATGCCGATCCGTTTACAACTGCGTCGGGTACGCATGTGCATGACGGAACCGTTGCGGCCAACTTTTTGCCATTTGGTACACACGTTATTTTTCCCGACTATTCCGGTAATAAGGTGTATACCATCGAAGATCGCACAAATGCGAAGTATTCATCTCGCGCCGATATTTGGATGGTGTCCCGTGGTGCTGCTCTGCAATTTGGAAAACGTCACTTGAAGATGGTGGTTGTAGAGTAACGTGAATGATGAATGATGATTCGTGAATGATGAATATGGAAAAAATCAGTCCCTCGCGGGGCTGATTTTAGATGATCTGATTTTAAAGAGTGGTTATTTTCTTTAGGGATTCTCCTGCGAAAGGAAAATCCCTAAAGAAAAACCGCGACCCATTTTGGGGCGCGGGGGACTGACTGATGAAAGAACTTCACGCGACGGCAACGCTGGCGCGGTAGGCGTTGATTTCATCGACCAGTTCTGGGGCAATCAGGTTTTCTGCTTTGTAGAAAGCGAGAAGATCAGTAATTGTCCAAACGGCATGCAGTCGTAAACCATTGGCCGTCAGTTGTTCTCTGCCACCTTGTTCGCGGTCAACCAGAACCGCCGTGTCGGTGACAATCAAACCGGCGTCGTGCAAAATCTTGGTGGAGGCCAAAAGACTATTGGCGCCGGTAACAAGATCATCGACGAGTAGACCGGTTTCTCCTGGTTCGTACACACCATCGATTGTTGCTTGGGTACCATGATCTTTTGGCGCACGCGGTGAAATCATTGGTGTTTGTCGGGAGATTGACATCAGGGTAACGATCGGTGTGCCCGCTGTCGGCACGTCTGCCACCAAATTAAACCCGATACCGTCTTCAAAGCACACTTTGTGCAAAATCAATTCGGCGACGTATTGATACAGAGGAGGAAACGATCGCAAAATCCGCAGGTCGACGTAGTAGGGCGAAAGCGGTGCCTTGGGATTCTTGTCGTGTAACTTGAGGCGAAAGCCATTACCGTCCGGCGAATCGAGTTTCGTCTTGATCATTTTGTGTTGGATCAGTTTTCGGGCAAGAAAATGACGGTCATTTTTGTAGTCCTGGGGGTGCATGGGTTTTTTCCTTTCTAAAGTGACTGGATGACGAGATTGTGACACTTCACCAATGCGGTACGTGCCGCTTCGGCAAAATCGGGACCATCGGAGGCAAAGATAACGCCGCGGGCGTTGTTGATGATCATTCCTTTGCCACGGCTGTTTTTTCCGGCAGTGACGGTTGCTTTTACATCTCCTTGTTGAGCACCGATTCCCGGCAGAAGCATGGTCATATCGCCAACGATTTTGCGTATTTCCGCAAGCTCCTTCGGAAAAGTTGCGCCGGCCACGACGCAGCAGTTACCATGTTCGTTCCATGTTTCGGCAACATGCCGAGCAACCACTTGGTAAAATGGTATGCCATCGACAAGTAGGTCTTGAAATTCCCCGCCGCCCGGGTTGGAAGTGCGACACAAAACGATAATTCCCTTGTTTTTCTGGGCAAGAAACGGCTTGAGTGCTTCTTTGCCGAAGTAGGGAAATACCGTGACGGCGTCGGCGGCAAAGTAGGTGAACGAGCTTTTTACGTAACCGAGATTGGTATTGCCGATGTCGGTGCACTTGTGATCCAGAACTACCGGAACGCCGGGCGCGATATCGTTGATGTATCTGAAGGTTTTCCATAACGCTTCCAAACCGGAAGGTCCAAGTTCTTCATAAAAGGCGATGTTAGGTTTGTAGGCGCAAACTACATCATAGGTCGCATCCACAATTCTTCTGTTGAAGTTGAAGATTGTGTTTGTGACACCGTTTATCACGGCGCAAGTAGGAATCTTGGAAAGTTCACTGTCCAATCCAACGCAGACATGTTTGCCTTCTGCCCAGCGGGCTTCCAGCAGTTCAAAAAAATTGCGTTCGCTCATACTTTTTCCTTTCAAATTGTGATAGAACAGAAAACAGGAAAAACAGTCACGCGACTGTCCTCCACGACGAATAGTATAGTAATAAGGTTACGTTTGCAATTGGTGCAGTGGGACTCCTTTTTGTAACAATAATTCCGCTCGCTTTGCTCGAAGGAATTATTGTTGCAAAAAGCCTGGGCTGTGAAAAAATATGAAGCAGTCACTTGTTGTTTGTGGGACTCCTTTTTGAACGTAAAATTTCGCTCGCTTCGCTCGAAGAAATTTTCCGCTCAAAAAGCCGGGATTATTTAAAACATGAAGCAGTTCATGTTTTAAATAATCCTTCGAGTCCCACGTAACAAAATAGTTATTAAATAGACTCCCTTTGGGGAGCCTATTTAATAACTATGTACCCGGGGTGGGACTCGAACCCACATGCCGTGAGGCACACGATCTTAAGTCGTGCGTGTAAAACCAATTCCACCACCCGGGCTTATGTTTTTCGATCGATTGTTAACGAACGACTCCACCCTTTGTATGATGAAATGCAACTTTTTGCAAGAATATATTTTCTCTCAAGTGCTAGACAATCCTTTGTATAACATCCGCGCAATACTGCTTGTGCGGCCATTTTGCCAAATTTGATGTTGTACATATTTCTACCATGAGGAAGACTGGTGATAATATTTCCACTTACATGAAACAATTCAGTCGTTTTATCATATAACCATTGAGTAAAATTTATTGATGCTGAATATATACGTAATTCCCACTGTTCGCAATTATTTTGGGGGTGAATCCATCTGTGTATATTTCCATCCCCATCGATTACTCCCCTTAAGAAATGTGTAAAATATACTTCTGGAACACTAATTTGAGAGATAGTTAATGATTTTTTTGGTGTTAAACCTATACTTAATAAGTATCTAAAAAAACAAACGTCGCTAAAAGACAATGCCCCATATATTTTTTTCTTGCTTGTACCATTTGCTTTCATAGTAATTTTACTTAATAGGCCAAGAGCAATTTTAACTTTTTCTAAATGTTGAATGTCCTTTGATGTGATATTTATATGACGACCGTCGAGGCTTAAGTTGCCGTCGGTGGCGATAAGCCCGATTACGTACCATAAATCCCGTTGTTTTACTAATGTTCGGTCTATCATAAGATAATTATAACAAGAAGTGGGGAAGTGACAACTCCTCCGGTAAATAAACTTATTGGAGGTGACGGGCAGAGTTGAACTGCCGTGAAGGGTTTTGCAGACCCTCGCCTAACCGCTTGGCTACGTCACCGTGTCTCTATTTAATACCAGAATTAAGTGTATATGAGAAGCACTGCGTTAGGAATATGAATGATGATATATGAAAAATGATGGCGCGTGGCTCATCATTCATCTCCGCCAGCTGGCGGACAATAATCGTTATTCTGCGTTTTTCGTCTCTTCGGCCGGTTTTTCGCTTTCGGCTTTTTCGGCTTCCGCTTTTTCGCGAGCGATACGTTTGCCTTCTTTTTCAGCTTCATCGGCTTCGCGACGGGCTCTTTCAATGGCTTTGCGTTGTTCGTCTTTTTCGGCCAAAGTTTTCTGTAATACTTTTGAATCTTCCTTACGGCGACGTCTCACGTTTGATTTTCGTAGGTAGGAAAGTTTGGCACGGCGAACTTTTGTGGCACCGATTACTTCGACGGCGGTGATGAGTGGGGAATTGAGGGAGAAAATACGTTCGATACCGATACCGCCGATAACGCGACGAACGGTGAAGGTTTTTCCATTGCCACCACCGTGTGTGGCGACGATCATGCCTTCAAAAGCCTGGGTGCGTTCTTTGGCACCTTCTTTGATTTTGGAAAGCACGCGTACTTCAAGACCCGGGCGCACCGGAAATGGCTCGCGTTGCTTTTTTGAGGCTTCGTAATTACCGATTACATTAGGCATAGTGATTGCCGTAGCGTACAAGAAAGGGGAATTTTGGTCAAGATCAATGTTTCGAAACCCGGTATGATTTGTGTGTGATCAGCTTGTCGCGTTCTCTTTGGGCCATTTTCTTGGCCCTTAGTTCGTCTAGGATTTGTTGCAGATCGGCTGGAAGGGGTGCGGAAAAAGTCTTGATTGTTCCGTCTTCTCTGGTGAAAGAAATTTTTGAAGCGTGCAAGAATTGACGTCGAATTGGGGTGATGTTGCGATCGTGCATCTGTTTGCCGTATAGGTTGTCTCCTAAAATAGGGAAGCCAATGTGACTAAGGTGAACGCGAATTTGGTGGGTACGGCCGGTAATCGGCTTAACTTCCAGTAATGTGTAATGAGAAAACTTTTCGGTGCGCAAGAAAAGTGTAGTGGCGGGCCGCCCTGCAGGGCGAGCCTCGCCCAGATGGGCGGGGCGCCCTCCATTTTCGGGTGCGACGGTTCTTCGCATCGGATTACGGGTCGAACGCATAATCGGCTGATTGATTTTTCCGTCCGGTTCACCCATCACGCCGAGGACTAACGCGGTATAAGTTTTGTGGACATGGCGTAATTGAAATTGTTCTTTCAAGTATTCGTACATTTTTGGCGTACGGGCGACGAGCATCACTCCTGAAGTGTCTTTGTCTAAACGATGCACAATCCCCGGGCGCAATGGATCTTCACCGATTTCTTTAAGGTCGGGGTAACGAGCGAGTAAAGCGTCACAGAGCGTTGGATGTTCGTTTTTTACGCCTGCGTGGACAGGGAGGCCGGCTTGTTTATTGATTACCAGTAGCTCCGGTTCTTCGTGGATCACAACCAACGGAATCTCGACATTAGCTTCAACGACGGGCGGGGGAGCAACGGCGAACGCATCTTCGTCAACACGAATCGTTTGGCCGAAATGGATGGTATTGCCTGGCTTAGTCGTCTTCTTCTCATTCACGGCAATTTTACCTTCTTTGATGGCTTTCTGAATCAAACCGCGTGTAACACCCTTCGGAGCGACGCTCAAAAGAAAAATATCAAGGCGTGAGCCCGAAGATTCGGTTGGGACAGTGATGTCGGTTGATAGACTTGGCATTCAGCAATGCTAGCGGAAAACAGGGTTTTTGGATAGGGGACGGTTGGGTAGTTGTAGTCTCCTTTACAAATCTTTTGTTTTGCTTATAATATGATTACTTGTTTTTTGACAATTCAAAACCCTTCGTTCACAAGGAGTTTCGCCGTGAACAAAAAATTGTGTCTGGAAATGGCGTTGTGCATCGTCGCCGGTGTACTTGTGGGTTTGTGTCTGGCTTTCCGGTACCACATAAATCCGCATCTCGCTTCCACAACGGGTGGTCTTGTTGGTGCATTCTGTTTTCGCCCGAGTGAAGCAGTTTCGTTTCTTCGAGACGTTTTTCGCGCAGGCTGTGAATTTTTTTGTTTTCACGGAAAGGCAATCGGCAGAGTCGCGCTGATCGTCACAACTCTTGGTCTGTCACTGGTCTTTCACTACTCCTTGGCTGTTTACATCGAGAACCATCTACCGGGTGCTTATAGTAGTACTGGGCAGACGGTTTTGTTCTTGTATGCGGCGGGTTTAGTCTTTAGTGTAACGTTTTGGGCCAACGTTTTCCAGGACAGAAAAGAAGAATCTGTTTCCTGGAGTATGCCGACCATGTCCAGAATTATTGCTTTCCATGTTAAACACAGGTTGAATGTTTTTCCAGGCTGGAAACGGGGTGTCTGTGTCGTTTTTGCGTTGTTGGTGATTTTTTTCCTGCCGCTTTCTCTGGTTCTCTTCATCTGGCTTTGTTTTTTCTGGGCCATAGACTTACTGCTTACCATTGCCATGTTCATGTTTTTCACTCCGAGACTGGCAGTCGCTGTTGGGGCATTCGCGGGCACATTGGCCGGTTGTTGTTTCTGCGAAGAATTGTGGATAGCACTTTTGTTTGGGTGCGTTGTTGGCGTTCCTGTTGGCCTTGGTTTCCATTGGCTTCGCTGGTATCTCTCCAGCACAGAAGACCGCAAGGTGTGGTCAACGGTTACGGTGTAGTCGTCAGGGGTGGAAATAAAAAGATACAGAGCGGTTGCGAGCAGCAACCGTTTTTTTGTTCTTCAATCAGTGGGCCTGGATGGAGTCGAACCATCGTTGCGTGATTATAAGTCACGTGCTCTAGCCGTTGAGCTACAGGCCCCCAACTTCGCTCTGTCTTGCTAGCCAGAGCTTCGCTGGGCAGGCAATGGAGATATTTACCACTGCTTGTCCCGCGAAGCTCAATCAAGAGATTGAGTGGAGTGGGAAGCTACAGGCCCGAGATAGTAAAACACAAGCGCCTGTCTCATACTTTGCATTATTATCGAGATATTTTCCAGTGTTTGATTACCTGAACCACTCCCGAAGTGGACCTGTGGGCCACTTCGGGAGTGGTTGCACGGTTTGTACTCTTGTCTTTTTATCATTTTCATATATAAATATGAAGACAAGCGCGCGTAGCTTTCACCTTCGCTCAGCGGCGCGCAGAGCTTCGGTGGACAAGTAATTGGTTTATAGACCAGGTGCTTGCCCACCGTAGCTTTGATAAAATATCAAAGCGGAGGCGGGCGCGCGTAGCTCAGTGGTAGAGCGTCACATTGACATTGTGAAGGTCGCAGGTTCGATACCTGCCGTGCGCACTCGAGATTTGTTTCGCTTTGCGAAACTACATAATGTACACAAAACGGCTCAACATCCTGTTGAGTCGTTTTGCACAAGAATCGAAGAACTCCGAGAATTTGCGACAAGAGACGCAAATTTTCGGAGCATCACGGAAACGAGCCAACTGCTTGGCTCGTTTAAGGTATCGAAGGGCTAAGCCTTGTTTTGCTTTCAAGCAAAACGGCGTGCCCAGAACACGACTTCGCAAAGTTGGGTTCGATACCTGCCAATAGTGATTTTAAAATACAAATGAGTTAGTCTAAGACAATGATGAACAATTTCACATATTTATGAACAAAGAAATACTAGACCACTACTTGGCAACAAGTCTATTTACTGACCTGGGTTTGTATAAAGAAGCTGTAAGAAAGCTTCCCGATGATATTAAGGAATTGGGTTTATTGGTGCGCAAAAATCTTGTTCATCCTTCTACAATATATTTTGGTAATACCAATACTAACGAGGATTTGCGGTTTGGTGACATGACGGAAATGCCTTGGTGGCGACAACGGGAAGATGATAATCTGGCGACGGCGGTGGCGATGGTTGCCGAGCTGTATCGCCGTGACAAGCGTGGTTTTGTGAATGATCGAAAAGTGACGGATAAGTTGGTTGTGTCTTGTCGGCACACATCACTAGTAATGGCGGCGATTTTAAAAGCGAAGGGAATACCGGCGCGCGTACGCGCGGGGTTTGCGTCATATTTTGAACAAACTGAATTTGGGGACGTGAGTGACGATCATTATATCAATCAATACTTCCATGAAAAAGAAAATCGTTGGGTAACGATTGATGTGGACGGTTGCATGAGTATTAAAGATGGATTTACATTTGATCCGTTTGATATGCCTGATGGAACTTTCCATTTTTCGGCGAAAGCCTGGTTGGATATTAGAGAGGGTAAACAAGATCCAAATTATTTTATGAATAAACCGGAACGTGGAGCGATTGTGGTTGTTTGGGCGTTAATGCATGATTTTCATTGTTTGATGAACAATGAAATTATCTATTTGCACTACACGGTTCTCGAGAGTTTCGAGCGCTTTGGAAAAATCACGGAAGAAGAACTAAAAAAACTCGATAATTTGGCCAAGTTAATATTGAATCCGGACGAAAATTTTTCAGAACTCAAAAAACTTTGGGAAGAGAATAAAGAGTTTCGATTGTTAAAAGGCGGGCTGTTATAAAAAAAGCAGCTCGTTGAGCTGCTGAGCGGTGCTATCCCTGAACTTTGTAGAGACAGATTTCACGGAAGCCGAATTTTTCAACCTGGGTCAATGCCCAATCATTGTCGAAAGGGACAAGAACCAATGTCGCTCGGTATCGACTGGGGTTGCCAAGTGATTGTAGTTTGGCAGCATCGATATGAGTGACGGTATGATGTCGTGGGTCCAAGTAGGTAAAGATGCTGTAATCGATCGGTGGCATCATCGGCATGTTATCGATGAAATTCGAGTTTTGTTGCGTGACCTCGAAGAGGCGTAAGGCCGGCGCGCTTGCGTCTTCGTGGTGGTTGGCGCAACGCAGAAAGGAAATCCAGTGGATCCATTCGCTGATTTTTTCGCCATTCGCCACTATCAAGCCGACTGACTGTTCGGAAGGCTGAAGGTCGGAAAGGTAAAGCACGCGGGCCGGACCACCGCAATTATCGTAATGCAGGTAGTTTTTGAGTTCTGCATCCTCAATAAGCCGGCATTTCGCAAAATTGTCTGGATAGCCGCGTTCGGGCTTTCCAATAAAAGTTGCGACAAACTTCATGCGGTCGCGGTGGGGTTGGCAAAAAGAAAGTCGTCTACCGCTACAAATGATATTGTTCAGGTCGACGTAGTCCGTGGGGTCTTCCGGGAGGGTTTTGATAAAAATACCCGCCGGGCATGCGACGACGATCTCTTGCGAAAAGTGATTGACGATTACTGAACCGATTGGTAAACCGCGGCGCACACACGTGATAGCGGTGACCGGTCCGGTGATCGACATGGGGCCGCTGTATTTTTCTTCCCACAGCGCCGTTGTCTTTGGGTCACGTGCAATGTTTCCGACGCGCGGTCCCGCTAAACCGCAATTTACCAAAAAATCCTGCGCCGGTTTGGAACGGTCAAATGGATCGCAACAAAAGAACGTTTTCGCGCCAGCGACAGTGGTTGGTCCATCAATCAAAAACGGATTATTGTCGGTGCCGCGTTCTTCGGTAAGAATCGTAGCATCACGATCCAATCTGCGCAGTTCGCCAACAGCAGCGGTCTCGGCGACACCGTCAAGATTAAGGGTGTCGCCTTTGATTTTTTCGACGGCCGCCGTCGATTTGCTGGTGGCGTCTTGTACTCGCAATTCGTAGAAGGCGTGACGGGCGGCAAGAGCGGCATCAATCATCCCTTGAACATAACTTCTTTCGATTTTGCAAAACATCACTAATTCCTTGTGAAAATAGACAGGAAGAAACAGGGAAACAGACAAAACGTATTCCCGGTTGATAATAAAGTCAATAATGTTCTTTTTTGCTATTTTCGGAGAAATTTATGTATTTTCCACCGGCGTTGATTTTGTTCACCAATTAGCCAATCTGCCGGTTGATCCCATGGATTGCGAATTAAGGGTGTATGGCTGATTTGTGATTCAGTTGCAATTCCGATGCGGATCCACTCATTGGGTAGTCCTGCGAGCAATCGGTCATACCAGCCAAAACCACGACCGTGACGGGTGCCGGTGATATCAAATTTTTGCCCGGGCAAAAATAATAGGGGACAGGCTTCAGGTTGCAGGCCGCCCATCTGGGCGAGTCGCCCCTTGAGGCGAACCTCGCTTCGAGGAGCGGGCCTCGCCCTGAAGGGCGGGGTACAGGTTGCGAACGCGGCAACAATTTTTTTCGATATTTCTTTCGGTTCCATTTTTTGTGTTGGTGGGACGACGAATTTGGGTTTATTTTTGATCAGTTCGAAGTTCGGAATTTCTTCTATGGGGATTTCGTCTGCCAGAGCAGAATAGGTCACAACAAAGTCTGTCTTTGATAGAAGTTCTTGGTATTGTTGCCAAAGTTTGGGATTCGACATAATACTATGATGCTAATTCCTTTCGCCAATAAATTATATACGCGTAGATTCCCGCATTTGCGGGAATGGTGCGTACGAGAAATTATGTCAGAAAAAAAGCATCAAACTGAGATCGCAACGATATTCATCCGTTTCGCAAAAAAATACGGCGTGAAAATTGTCGTGGAACCGGAATATGGTTACGTGATGCAAATTACCAACAAACAGGGTAAGAAGGTTTATGTGCGTGGAACAGTTTTTCCATTAAACAATTTGGGGGCGGCGGCTGTTGCGCGCGATAAAGGCAATACAACCTTTTTTCTAAAGAAAATGGGGTACCATGTGCCCAAAGGACAAGCCTTTTATTCGGAAGCGTGGGGGAAGCAAATTGGGAGTAAGGATACGGTTAAGGAGGCTTTGAAATATGCGCAAAAAATCGGTTGGCCGGTGATTATTAAACCAAACGATGCTAGTGGCGGGGAGCTGGTTTTCTTGTGTAACAATATGAAGGAGTTTTTGCAGGCTACAACACTGATTACACCAAAGCACGACATTTTTGTCGTGCAGGAATATGTGCAGGGTTTTGATTACCGCTTACTGGTGTTAGATGGCAAAGTGGTTGCGGCGTATCAGCGTTTGCCATTGAGTGTCGTCGGGGACGGAGTGAACACGATTAGAAAGCTATTTAAAGAAGAAAACGTAAAGCAAAACAATTATACGGACGTGTTAAGCGCGCGTATTTTGGCGACACTGCGTCAACAAAAACTCGACTGGAGTATTGTGTTGAAGAAGGGGAGAACGGTCGAATTGTTACCCAGTGCCAATTTGTCGAGCGGGGGCAGGGCGTTGGATGTGCTGGAAAATTTGTACAGTGATTGGAAAAT of bacterium contains these proteins:
- a CDS encoding 5-formyltetrahydrofolate cyclo-ligase, which codes for MSNPKLWQQYQELLSKTDFVVTYSALADEIPIEEIPNFELIKNKPKFVVPPTQKMEPKEISKKIVAAFATCTPPFRARPAPRSEVRLKGRLAQMGGLQPEACPLLFLPGQKFDITGTRHGRGFGWYDRLLAGLPNEWIRIGIATESQISHTPLIRNPWDQPADWLIGEQNQRRWKIHKFLRK
- a CDS encoding RluA family pseudouridine synthase encodes the protein MPSLSTDITVPTESSGSRLDIFLLSVAPKGVTRGLIQKAIKEGKIAVNEKKTTKPGNTIHFGQTIRVDEDAFAVAPPPVVEANVEIPLVVIHEEPELLVINKQAGLPVHAGVKNEHPTLCDALLARYPDLKEIGEDPLRPGIVHRLDKDTSGVMLVARTPKMYEYLKEQFQLRHVHKTYTALVLGVMGEPDGKINQPIMRSTRNPMRRTVAPENGGRPAHLGEARPAGRPATTLFLRTEKFSHYTLLEVKPITGRTHQIRVHLSHIGFPILGDNLYGKQMHDRNITPIRRQFLHASKISFTREDGTIKTFSAPLPADLQQILDELRAKKMAQRERDKLITHKSYRVSKH
- a CDS encoding ATP-grasp domain-containing protein, translated to MSEKKHQTEIATIFIRFAKKYGVKIVVEPEYGYVMQITNKQGKKVYVRGTVFPLNNLGAAAVARDKGNTTFFLKKMGYHVPKGQAFYSEAWGKQIGSKDTVKEALKYAQKIGWPVIIKPNDASGGELVFLCNNMKEFLQATTLITPKHDIFVVQEYVQGFDYRLLVLDGKVVAAYQRLPLSVVGDGVNTIRKLFKEENVKQNNYTDVLSARILATLRQQKLDWSIVLKKGRTVELLPSANLSSGGRALDVLENLYSDWKIIAQNIARDLDLRYCGIDIISQKPLSEKSGKYVVLEVNASPGISGFAMSGKTQKKKAEEIYEKIFLKII
- the rplS gene encoding 50S ribosomal protein L19; its protein translation is MPNVIGNYEASKKQREPFPVRPGLEVRVLSKIKEGAKERTQAFEGMIVATHGGGNGKTFTVRRVIGGIGIERIFSLNSPLITAVEVIGATKVRRAKLSYLRKSNVRRRRKEDSKVLQKTLAEKDEQRKAIERARREADEAEKEGKRIAREKAEAEKAESEKPAEETKNAE
- the pyrF gene encoding orotidine-5'-phosphate decarboxylase, coding for MSERNFFELLEARWAEGKHVCVGLDSELSKIPTCAVINGVTNTIFNFNRRIVDATYDVVCAYKPNIAFYEELGPSGLEALWKTFRYINDIAPGVPVVLDHKCTDIGNTNLGYVKSSFTYFAADAVTVFPYFGKEALKPFLAQKNKGIIVLCRTSNPGGGEFQDLLVDGIPFYQVVARHVAETWNEHGNCCVVAGATFPKELAEIRKIVGDMTMLLPGIGAQQGDVKATVTAGKNSRGKGMIINNARGVIFASDGPDFAEAARTALVKCHNLVIQSL
- a CDS encoding transglutaminase domain-containing protein, producing the protein MNKEILDHYLATSLFTDLGLYKEAVRKLPDDIKELGLLVRKNLVHPSTIYFGNTNTNEDLRFGDMTEMPWWRQREDDNLATAVAMVAELYRRDKRGFVNDRKVTDKLVVSCRHTSLVMAAILKAKGIPARVRAGFASYFEQTEFGDVSDDHYINQYFHEKENRWVTIDVDGCMSIKDGFTFDPFDMPDGTFHFSAKAWLDIREGKQDPNYFMNKPERGAIVVVWALMHDFHCLMNNEIIYLHYTVLESFERFGKITEEELKKLDNLAKLILNPDENFSELKKLWEENKEFRLLKGGLL